Proteins encoded by one window of Modestobacter marinus:
- a CDS encoding DinB family protein produces the protein MTDFVHAPERVDPPYRDAERPAVRAWLEYQRGTLLTKCAGLTPEQLGERSVPPSSMSLRGLVRHMTEVERGWFRKVLDGQDRALLYCSDDDPDGDFDGVGRDAGDADTVAAEFARFAEECQVSRDVADGFDALDDLGRGRTSRSGEQVSLRWVYLHMIEEYARHNGHADLLRERIDGATGE, from the coding sequence ATGACCGACTTCGTGCACGCCCCCGAGCGCGTCGACCCGCCGTACCGGGACGCCGAACGCCCCGCGGTGCGGGCCTGGCTGGAGTACCAGCGGGGCACCCTGCTGACCAAGTGCGCCGGGCTGACGCCCGAGCAGCTGGGGGAGCGGTCGGTGCCGCCGTCGTCGATGAGCCTGCGCGGGCTGGTCCGGCACATGACCGAGGTGGAGCGGGGCTGGTTCCGGAAGGTGCTGGACGGCCAGGACCGCGCCCTCCTCTACTGCTCGGACGACGACCCGGACGGCGACTTCGACGGCGTGGGCCGGGACGCCGGCGATGCGGACACGGTGGCCGCGGAGTTCGCCCGGTTCGCCGAGGAGTGCCAGGTCAGCCGGGACGTCGCCGACGGCTTCGACGCACTGGACGACCTGGGCCGGGGCCGCACCAGCCGCAGTGGGGAGCAGGTCTCGCTGCGCTGGGTGTACCTGCACATGATCGAGGAGTACGCGCGGCACAACGGCCACGCCGACCTGCTCCGCGAGCGCATCGACGGCGCCACCGGTGAGTGA
- a CDS encoding aldo/keto reductase: MPQLPGTDLTVSDLCLGGNVFGWTADEPTSFALLDRFLDAVPSTQSPFVDTAEMYGNGVSETILGNWMAERGVRDRLVVATKASPGEKEHPLSAPEIRAAAERSLRNLQVDTIDLYYAHYDDETTPLEETLTAFDELVQAGKVRYAAASNYSAKRLTEALDTAQQLGVTGYVALQPHYNLMEREVYEAELAAVVTERGLGSMPYFGLARGFLTGKYRAGETIDSPRAKGAAKYVGEKGDRVLSALAEVAEAHSVTGAAVALRWLADSPAVTAPIASGRSVEQLADLLPMLDLVLTDDERQRLTDASA; this comes from the coding sequence ATGCCTCAGCTCCCCGGGACCGATCTGACCGTCAGCGACCTCTGCCTGGGTGGCAACGTCTTCGGCTGGACGGCGGACGAGCCGACGTCCTTCGCCCTGCTCGACCGCTTCCTCGACGCCGTCCCCAGCACCCAGTCGCCGTTCGTGGACACCGCCGAGATGTACGGCAACGGCGTCTCCGAGACGATCCTCGGCAACTGGATGGCCGAGCGCGGGGTGCGCGACCGGCTGGTCGTGGCCACCAAGGCCTCGCCAGGGGAGAAGGAGCACCCGCTGTCGGCCCCGGAGATCCGGGCGGCGGCCGAGCGTTCGCTGCGCAACCTGCAGGTCGACACCATCGACCTCTACTACGCGCACTACGACGACGAGACGACGCCGCTGGAGGAGACGCTCACCGCCTTCGACGAGCTGGTGCAGGCCGGCAAGGTCCGGTACGCGGCGGCGTCGAACTACTCGGCGAAGCGGCTGACCGAGGCGCTGGACACCGCCCAGCAGCTCGGCGTGACCGGGTACGTGGCGCTCCAGCCGCACTACAACCTGATGGAGCGCGAGGTCTACGAGGCCGAGCTGGCCGCCGTGGTGACCGAGCGCGGGCTGGGGTCGATGCCCTACTTCGGGCTGGCGCGCGGCTTCCTGACCGGCAAGTACCGGGCCGGGGAGACGATCGACTCGCCGCGGGCCAAGGGCGCGGCGAAGTACGTGGGGGAGAAGGGCGACCGGGTGCTGTCCGCGCTGGCCGAGGTGGCCGAGGCGCACTCCGTCACCGGTGCCGCGGTGGCGCTGCGCTGGCTGGCCGACTCCCCCGCGGTCACCGCGCCGATCGCCAGCGGCCGCTCGGTCGAGCAGCTGGCCGACCTGCTGCCGATGCTGGACCTGGTGCTCACCGACGACGAGCGGCAGCGCCTCACCGACGCCAGCGCGTGA
- a CDS encoding SpoIIE family protein phosphatase: protein MPAPSTPAEPDPLADPARIAVVRRLLVELPGSAPFDRLARLATRLLAVPTAQVVLLTDVAVRVGGSGRPIVLGSATPLDEVPGSVAARLRAPLVVPGAATDPRVAGLPAVLSGEVRACLSLPLVLSAGDVVGALTLLSPEPRAWAEDDVALAGEVAATVVTELELVAATLAVRSSLGRLELTLAASEVGSWERDLRTGTTSWDERNAAIFGLRGPVELDGDEVMAQRIHPDDHAAVAQAMQTALAGSGEFVVEMRVLRADGEVRWTVSRGRVVRDQAGRPVRLLGTTVDVTEARRQAQLRLAAVQRAAVIAEVAAALANADRMTDLAEAALRGAAVLGADASALAVFDGGHGPLRLHMTRRLVDAVEAGADVVLSGEGVELPLDDALPTQFVARHGEPVLLTDRAAAVARFPRMAEVGELVGVRALAALPVRLEGRVLGSFVAVWGEDHVFTPEDVELLGALTAQIGLSVSRLHADAQRDAAVAEMAAANARLELLAETGRVLSGTMEITEQLGRLAELVVPALGDWCWVVVTDEHGRMRQLASAHRDRARSAELADYVRAMVGGMTEHAAARVVTRTGRPLRVPGLDAAYIARALPDPVAREQLARLHPDSGIVVPLVSRGRTLGALGLYVSVERGRHSDAELDTALELGRRAGVALQQARLFGQQRQLAETLQRSMLTAPPAPDHCEIAVRYVPAAAGAEVGGDWYDAFVQPDGATMLVIGDVVGHDSRAAAAMGQLRGLLRGIGHHTGGTPAEVLTGLDRASTGLDLDVMATALVARLEQDDPELSAAQTRVRWATAGHPPPVLMSADGEVTVLDGVDPDLLLGVEPGTARNDRVAVIGRGGTLLLYTDGLVERRDRDLDAGVAELCRVLAGLTDVPLQQLCDRLLERMYLPDTEDDVALLAVRLHPQDRPRPAEAGPQRVPPGIAPSPDVHPEAGAG, encoded by the coding sequence GTGCCCGCTCCGAGCACGCCTGCCGAACCCGACCCGCTGGCCGACCCGGCCCGCATCGCGGTGGTCCGCCGGTTGCTCGTCGAGCTGCCCGGGAGCGCCCCCTTCGACCGGCTGGCCCGCCTGGCCACCCGGCTGCTGGCGGTCCCGACGGCGCAGGTGGTGCTGCTCACCGACGTCGCGGTGCGGGTGGGGGGCTCCGGCCGGCCGATCGTGCTGGGGTCGGCCACGCCCCTGGACGAGGTGCCGGGCAGCGTCGCTGCGCGCCTGCGGGCACCGCTGGTGGTGCCCGGCGCCGCCACCGACCCCCGGGTCGCCGGCCTGCCGGCCGTGCTCTCCGGTGAGGTCCGCGCCTGCCTGTCCCTCCCGCTGGTGCTCTCCGCCGGGGACGTGGTGGGCGCGCTGACCCTGCTCTCCCCGGAGCCCCGGGCCTGGGCCGAGGACGACGTCGCCCTCGCCGGTGAGGTCGCGGCCACCGTCGTGACCGAGCTGGAGCTGGTCGCCGCCACGCTCGCGGTGCGCAGCTCGCTGGGCCGTCTGGAGCTCACCCTGGCGGCCAGCGAGGTCGGCAGCTGGGAACGGGACCTGCGCACCGGGACGACCTCCTGGGACGAGCGCAACGCGGCGATCTTCGGTCTCCGGGGCCCGGTCGAGCTCGACGGCGACGAGGTGATGGCCCAGCGGATCCACCCCGACGACCACGCGGCGGTCGCGCAGGCGATGCAGACCGCGCTCGCCGGCAGCGGGGAGTTCGTCGTCGAGATGCGGGTCCTGCGGGCCGACGGCGAGGTGCGCTGGACGGTCTCCCGTGGCCGGGTGGTGCGGGACCAGGCGGGCCGGCCGGTGCGCCTGCTGGGCACCACCGTCGACGTCACCGAGGCCCGGCGGCAGGCGCAGCTCCGGCTGGCCGCGGTCCAGCGCGCCGCCGTCATCGCCGAGGTCGCCGCCGCGCTGGCCAACGCCGACCGGATGACGGACCTGGCGGAGGCGGCGCTGCGAGGAGCGGCGGTGCTGGGCGCCGACGCCAGCGCGCTGGCCGTCTTCGACGGCGGCCACGGGCCGCTGCGGCTGCACATGACCCGCCGGCTGGTCGACGCGGTCGAGGCGGGCGCCGACGTCGTCCTCTCCGGGGAGGGGGTGGAGCTGCCGCTCGACGACGCGCTGCCGACCCAGTTCGTGGCCAGGCACGGCGAGCCGGTGCTGCTGACCGACCGGGCGGCGGCCGTGGCCCGGTTCCCGCGGATGGCCGAGGTGGGGGAGCTGGTCGGGGTGCGGGCGCTGGCCGCGCTGCCGGTGCGGCTGGAGGGCCGGGTGCTGGGCAGCTTCGTGGCGGTGTGGGGCGAGGACCACGTCTTCACCCCGGAGGACGTCGAGCTGCTCGGTGCGCTCACGGCCCAGATCGGCCTCAGCGTCTCCCGGTTGCACGCCGATGCCCAGCGGGACGCCGCGGTCGCGGAGATGGCCGCGGCCAACGCCCGGCTGGAGCTGCTGGCCGAGACCGGGCGGGTGCTCTCCGGGACGATGGAGATCACCGAGCAGCTGGGCCGGCTGGCCGAGCTCGTGGTGCCGGCGCTCGGTGACTGGTGCTGGGTCGTCGTCACCGACGAGCACGGCCGGATGCGCCAGCTCGCCTCGGCGCACCGGGACCGCGCGAGGTCGGCGGAGCTGGCCGACTACGTGCGCGCGATGGTCGGCGGGATGACCGAGCACGCCGCCGCCCGGGTGGTCACCCGCACCGGGCGGCCGCTGCGGGTGCCCGGCCTGGACGCCGCCTACATCGCGCGGGCGCTGCCGGACCCGGTGGCCCGCGAGCAGCTGGCGCGGCTGCACCCGGACTCCGGCATCGTCGTCCCCCTGGTCAGCCGGGGACGGACGCTGGGGGCGCTGGGGCTCTACGTCAGCGTCGAGCGGGGGCGGCACAGCGACGCGGAGCTGGACACCGCGCTGGAGCTGGGACGACGCGCCGGGGTGGCCCTGCAGCAGGCCCGGCTGTTCGGTCAGCAGCGGCAGCTGGCGGAGACGCTGCAGCGGAGCATGCTAACCGCGCCACCCGCGCCGGACCACTGCGAGATCGCCGTCCGGTACGTGCCGGCCGCGGCCGGGGCCGAGGTCGGCGGTGACTGGTACGACGCGTTCGTCCAGCCCGACGGGGCGACCATGCTGGTGATCGGGGACGTCGTCGGGCACGACAGCCGGGCCGCGGCGGCGATGGGCCAGCTGCGCGGGCTGCTGCGCGGGATCGGGCACCACACCGGCGGCACCCCGGCCGAGGTGCTCACCGGCCTGGACCGGGCCAGCACCGGCCTGGACCTCGACGTCATGGCCACCGCCCTGGTCGCCCGGCTGGAACAGGACGACCCGGAGCTGTCGGCCGCGCAGACCCGGGTGCGCTGGGCCACCGCCGGGCACCCGCCGCCGGTGCTGATGAGCGCGGACGGCGAGGTGACGGTGCTCGACGGCGTCGACCCGGACCTGCTGCTGGGGGTGGAGCCGGGCACCGCACGCAACGACCGGGTCGCGGTCATCGGCCGCGGGGGCACCCTGCTGCTCTACACCGACGGCCTGGTCGAGCGGCGCGACCGGGACCTGGACGCCGGCGTCGCCGAGCTGTGCCGGGTGCTGGCCGGGCTCACCGACGTGCCGCTGCAGCAGCTGTGTGACCGGCTGCTGGAGCGGATGTACCTGCCCGACACCGAGGACGACGTCGCGTTGCTGGCCGTCCGGCTGCACCCGCAGGACCGGCCGCGGCCGGCCGAGGCCGGCCCGCAGCGGGTCCCGCCGGGCATCGCGCCGTCCCCGGACGTGCACCCGGAGGCCGGCGCCGGCTGA
- a CDS encoding PaaI family thioesterase, giving the protein MAATGFHTADELNDLLPGTFPGLLGIVVDTHEPGRLTSHLDVRPELLAPNGYLHAGTVVTLADTSCGLPTRALLPEGSSGFTTIELKSNHLSTARKGRISAVATNVHAGRTTQVWDAVVTAEATGKTLALFRCTQSVLWPR; this is encoded by the coding sequence ATGGCCGCCACCGGGTTCCACACCGCCGACGAGCTCAACGACCTGCTGCCGGGCACCTTCCCCGGGTTGCTCGGCATCGTCGTCGACACCCACGAGCCGGGCCGGCTCACCTCCCACCTGGACGTCCGGCCCGAGCTGCTGGCGCCCAACGGCTACCTGCACGCCGGCACCGTGGTGACCCTCGCCGACACCAGCTGCGGCCTGCCGACCCGGGCGCTGCTGCCCGAGGGGTCCAGCGGCTTCACCACCATCGAGCTGAAGAGCAACCACCTGAGCACCGCCCGGAAGGGCCGCATCTCCGCCGTCGCCACGAACGTGCACGCCGGCCGGACGACGCAGGTCTGGGACGCCGTGGTGACCGCCGAGGCCACCGGGAAGACGCTGGCGCTGTTCCGCTGCACCCAGTCGGTGCTCTGGCCGCGATGA
- a CDS encoding EAL domain-containing protein — MTSTLPDRWDCRPLLAGEEDLTVVFQPIVDLASASVAGYEALARFPGTAAPDVWFAAAAEAGLGAELEALALRKALAALPDLPPNTFLTVNVSPHLLGTAPVAAALAQPATLRRVVVELTEHMPTPDLAALREQTAALRGRGALIAIDDAGSGYAGLQQLAEVRPQLVKLDRALVAGADTDPVKAALAEMVGTFTSRIDAWLLAEGVETAGELAVFARLGVPLAQGWLFGRPAPHFAPLSPEVTQLVRTQVARAQLAESVASLLRPVRRREAFDGDDGPPPYVVLDRAEVPVELVLADPRTGAPYRAPVSLRVHPSAGVTETLQRALTRPPVHRFDPVLCTDRSGAVLGLLRIEDLASAAATD, encoded by the coding sequence GTGACGTCGACCCTCCCGGACCGCTGGGACTGCCGCCCGCTGCTCGCGGGTGAGGAGGACCTGACCGTCGTCTTCCAGCCGATCGTCGACCTGGCCTCGGCCTCGGTCGCCGGCTACGAGGCGCTCGCGCGGTTCCCCGGCACCGCCGCACCGGACGTGTGGTTCGCCGCCGCCGCCGAGGCGGGCCTGGGTGCCGAGCTCGAGGCGCTCGCCCTGCGCAAGGCGCTCGCCGCCCTGCCCGACCTGCCGCCCAACACCTTCCTGACCGTCAACGTCAGCCCACACCTGCTGGGCACCGCGCCGGTCGCCGCCGCCCTCGCCCAGCCGGCCACGCTGCGCCGGGTGGTCGTCGAGCTGACCGAGCACATGCCCACCCCGGACCTGGCGGCGCTGCGGGAGCAGACCGCTGCACTGCGGGGTCGCGGCGCGCTCATCGCCATCGACGACGCCGGCTCCGGCTACGCCGGGCTCCAGCAGCTCGCCGAGGTCCGGCCGCAGCTGGTCAAGCTCGACCGGGCCCTGGTCGCCGGCGCCGACACCGACCCGGTGAAGGCCGCGCTCGCCGAGATGGTCGGCACCTTCACCAGCCGGATCGACGCCTGGCTGCTCGCCGAGGGGGTCGAGACCGCGGGCGAGCTCGCCGTCTTCGCCCGGCTCGGCGTCCCGCTCGCCCAGGGCTGGCTGTTCGGCCGCCCCGCACCGCACTTCGCCCCGCTCTCCCCCGAGGTCACCCAGCTGGTCCGCACCCAGGTGGCCCGCGCCCAGCTGGCCGAGAGCGTCGCCAGCCTGCTGCGCCCGGTCCGCCGGCGGGAGGCCTTCGACGGGGACGACGGCCCGCCGCCCTACGTCGTGCTGGACCGCGCCGAGGTGCCCGTCGAGCTGGTGCTCGCCGACCCGCGGACCGGTGCCCCGTACCGGGCGCCGGTGTCGCTGCGGGTGCACCCCTCGGCCGGGGTCACCGAGACCCTGCAGCGCGCCCTCACCCGCCCGCCCGTGCACCGGTTCGACCCGGTGCTGTGCACCGACCGCAGCGGAGCCGTCCTCGGCCTGCTGCGGATCGAGGACCTGGCGTCGGCAGCCGCCACCGACTGA
- a CDS encoding acetamidase/formamidase family protein: MEPRHVLLPDERTLHGHWDPSLPPALTVQPGTTVRIGTLDSGWSTGPYTGGDTVADLAERPRHPAHDPAAGHALTGPVCVEGAMPGQVLAVRIDDVVPGAFGTTYCGLRSTALNERLGVTAAPVVHRWTLDGTAGIGRNQAGHSVALRPFLGVMGVPPAEPGQHSTIPPYWHGGNIDCRELVAGATLYLPVTVPGALLSVGDGHAAQGDGEVAGTAIECPMDAVDLTLDVLPDLFGAPVTTPVARTPAGWVTMGVADDLDEAMAIALDAMLDVMAALHGIGRSDALALASVAVDLRVTQVVNQVVGVHAVLPWGAIR, encoded by the coding sequence ATGGAGCCCCGGCACGTCCTCTTGCCCGACGAGCGCACGCTGCACGGGCACTGGGACCCCTCGCTCCCGCCGGCCCTGACCGTCCAGCCGGGGACGACGGTGCGCATCGGCACGCTGGACTCCGGCTGGTCGACCGGGCCGTACACCGGCGGGGACACCGTGGCGGACCTGGCCGAGCGGCCCCGGCACCCGGCGCACGACCCGGCGGCCGGGCACGCGCTCACCGGCCCGGTCTGCGTCGAGGGCGCCATGCCGGGGCAGGTGCTCGCCGTCCGCATCGACGACGTCGTCCCGGGTGCCTTCGGGACGACGTACTGCGGGCTGCGGTCGACCGCGCTGAACGAGCGGCTGGGCGTGACCGCGGCGCCCGTCGTCCACCGCTGGACGCTGGACGGCACCGCCGGGATCGGCCGCAACCAGGCCGGGCACTCGGTGGCGCTGCGGCCGTTCCTCGGCGTGATGGGCGTGCCGCCGGCCGAGCCCGGCCAGCACTCGACGATCCCGCCGTACTGGCACGGCGGGAACATCGACTGCCGCGAGCTGGTCGCCGGCGCGACGCTCTACCTGCCGGTGACGGTGCCCGGCGCCCTGCTGTCGGTCGGCGACGGGCACGCCGCGCAGGGGGACGGCGAGGTGGCCGGGACGGCGATCGAGTGCCCGATGGACGCCGTCGACCTGACCCTGGACGTGCTGCCGGACCTCTTCGGCGCCCCGGTCACCACACCCGTGGCCCGGACCCCCGCCGGCTGGGTGACCATGGGCGTGGCCGACGACCTGGACGAGGCGATGGCGATCGCGCTGGACGCGATGCTCGACGTCATGGCCGCGCTGCACGGCATCGGCCGCTCCGACGCCCTCGCCCTGGCGAGTGTCGCGGTCGACCTGCGGGTCACCCAGGTGGTCAACCAGGTCGTCGGCGTGCACGCCGTCCTCCCTTGGGGCGCCATCCGCTGA
- the folP gene encoding dihydropteroate synthase, with translation MAWLAVPVLRIGPLDVPDGGLVVMAIVNRTPDSFYDGGATFGLDAALARVDQVVAEGADMVDVGGVKAAPGAEVDPAEEIRRTVDLVAAIRAAHPQLPISIDTWRAEVGREALAAGADVVNDAWGGVDPQLAHVAAEAGAGIVCTHAGGLPPRTRPHRVTYDDVVADVIRRTTALAEAAVAAGVDPERVLIDPGHDFGKNTRHSLEATRRLDELVATGWPVLVALSNKDFVGETLDLPVDQRLTGTLAATAVSAWLGARVFRVHDVAATRQTLDMVASIRGDRPPARTTRGLA, from the coding sequence ATGGCGTGGTTGGCTGTCCCGGTGCTGCGCATCGGCCCCCTCGACGTCCCCGACGGCGGGCTGGTCGTCATGGCGATCGTGAACCGCACGCCGGACTCGTTCTACGACGGCGGCGCCACCTTCGGGCTGGACGCGGCGCTGGCCCGGGTCGACCAGGTGGTCGCCGAGGGCGCGGACATGGTGGACGTCGGTGGGGTGAAGGCCGCCCCCGGCGCGGAGGTGGACCCGGCCGAGGAGATCCGCCGGACCGTGGACCTGGTCGCGGCGATCCGGGCGGCCCACCCGCAGCTGCCGATCTCCATCGACACCTGGCGGGCCGAGGTCGGCCGGGAGGCGCTGGCCGCCGGCGCCGACGTGGTCAACGACGCCTGGGGCGGGGTCGACCCGCAGCTCGCGCACGTCGCCGCCGAGGCCGGCGCGGGCATCGTCTGCACCCACGCCGGCGGCCTCCCGCCCCGCACCCGGCCGCACCGGGTGACCTACGACGACGTGGTCGCCGACGTCATCCGGCGGACGACGGCGCTCGCCGAGGCCGCGGTGGCCGCCGGCGTCGACCCCGAGCGGGTGCTGATCGACCCCGGGCACGACTTCGGCAAGAACACCCGGCACTCGCTGGAGGCCACCCGGCGGCTCGACGAGCTGGTCGCCACCGGCTGGCCGGTGCTGGTGGCGCTGTCGAACAAGGACTTCGTCGGGGAGACCCTCGACCTGCCGGTGGACCAGCGGCTGACCGGCACCCTCGCCGCGACCGCGGTGAGCGCGTGGCTGGGCGCCCGGGTGTTCCGGGTGCACGACGTCGCCGCCACCCGGCAGACGCTGGACATGGTGGCCTCGATCCGCGGCGACCGGCCGCCGGCCCGCACCACCCGCGGCCTGGCCTGA
- a CDS encoding HU family DNA-binding protein, producing MNKAELVSAISKRADVPASTVDSVLNGLQEELVDAITRGDKVAVPGLLTVERSQRSARTGRNPQTGESIEIAAAHTAKVTAGSNLKKAAAAVPVS from the coding sequence ATGAACAAGGCCGAACTCGTCTCCGCCATCTCCAAGCGCGCCGACGTCCCGGCGTCGACCGTCGACTCGGTGCTCAACGGGCTCCAGGAGGAGCTCGTCGACGCCATCACCCGGGGCGACAAGGTGGCCGTCCCCGGCCTGCTGACCGTCGAGCGCTCGCAGCGTTCGGCCCGCACCGGCCGCAACCCGCAGACCGGCGAGTCGATCGAGATCGCCGCTGCGCACACCGCCAAGGTGACCGCCGGCTCCAACCTGAAGAAGGCCGCTGCCGCCGTCCCGGTCTCCTGA
- a CDS encoding DinB family protein, with amino-acid sequence MTVVPPAPTRVVPPSSDGERAALAAWLDFHRVTLLTKCAGLTPEQLGERAIPESALSLRGLLRHLTDVERYWFTRVVAGRDAPTVHWTEEEDAEFTGVGADGDDPATAVPAELAAFTAEVEASRAVAAGHGSLDDLSAGLRYGEQVTLRWVYLHMIEEYARHNGHADLLRERIDGATGW; translated from the coding sequence GTGACCGTGGTCCCGCCCGCCCCCACCCGCGTCGTCCCGCCCTCCTCCGACGGCGAACGGGCCGCGCTGGCGGCCTGGCTGGACTTCCACCGGGTGACCCTGCTGACCAAGTGCGCCGGCCTCACCCCGGAGCAGCTGGGCGAGCGCGCCATCCCGGAGTCGGCCCTGAGCCTGCGCGGCCTGCTGCGGCACCTGACCGACGTCGAGCGCTACTGGTTCACCCGGGTGGTCGCCGGGCGCGATGCGCCGACGGTCCACTGGACCGAGGAGGAGGACGCGGAGTTCACCGGGGTGGGGGCCGACGGCGACGACCCGGCCACCGCCGTCCCGGCGGAGCTGGCTGCCTTCACCGCCGAGGTCGAGGCCAGCCGGGCGGTCGCCGCCGGGCACGGCTCGCTCGACGACCTCAGCGCCGGCCTGCGGTACGGCGAGCAGGTGACGTTGCGCTGGGTGTACCTGCACATGATCGAGGAGTACGCCCGGCACAACGGCCACGCCGACCTGTTGCGCGAACGCATCGACGGCGCAACCGGCTGGTAG
- a CDS encoding DUF1059 domain-containing protein has product MKAFACGDVVPGCTMTFTGPDEDAVLGQVAAHATTDHGLGSIPPELVEQVRAHLVAV; this is encoded by the coding sequence ATGAAGGCATTCGCCTGCGGGGACGTCGTCCCCGGCTGCACCATGACGTTCACCGGCCCCGACGAGGACGCCGTCCTCGGTCAGGTCGCGGCGCACGCGACCACCGACCACGGGCTGGGCAGCATCCCGCCCGAGCTCGTCGAGCAGGTCCGCGCCCACCTGGTCGCGGTCTGA
- a CDS encoding serine hydrolase domain-containing protein, with protein sequence MTAVQTDLSVTTDPAEVGLDAARLQRLDHRLARYVDEGQLPGFLVTVARHGRLVHVGRHGQRDVEAGRPVTDDTRWRIYSMTKPVTSVAAMSLYEEGAFELTDPISRWLPEFAETRVWTAGPAQKPVTVPLLEPIRVGHLLTHTSGLTYGFHHAHPVDGLYRLRGHEWGTPPGADSAEVVRQFAEMPLLFQPGTEWNYGVSTDVLGRLVEVVAGKPLDEVFAERVFGPLGMTETSFGLRPEDDADSLAQLYGPGVTLLPAPFAQAALRKPTFLSGGGGLVSTAGDYLRFVEMLRRGGSVSDDPDAGRVLGSRTVAHMVRNHLPGGADLESAGRPLYAETPLRGVGFGLGFSMVLDPVRYGGVSSVGTYSWGGAASTEFYVDPVEDLTVTFYTQLLPSSTLPVRSHLRPLVQQALL encoded by the coding sequence GTGACGGCTGTGCAGACCGACCTGTCCGTGACCACCGACCCGGCGGAGGTCGGGCTGGACGCCGCCCGGCTGCAGCGCCTGGACCACCGGCTGGCCCGCTACGTCGACGAGGGCCAGCTGCCCGGGTTCCTGGTCACCGTCGCCCGGCACGGCCGGCTGGTGCACGTCGGCCGGCACGGTCAGCGCGACGTCGAGGCCGGCCGCCCGGTCACCGACGACACCCGCTGGCGGATCTACTCGATGACCAAGCCGGTCACCTCGGTCGCGGCGATGTCGCTGTACGAGGAGGGCGCCTTCGAGCTCACCGACCCGATCAGCCGCTGGCTGCCCGAGTTCGCCGAGACCCGGGTCTGGACCGCCGGCCCGGCGCAGAAGCCGGTGACCGTGCCGCTGCTGGAGCCGATCCGGGTGGGGCACCTGCTGACGCACACCTCCGGGCTCACCTACGGCTTCCACCACGCCCACCCGGTCGACGGGCTGTACCGGCTGCGCGGCCACGAGTGGGGCACGCCGCCCGGCGCGGACTCGGCCGAGGTGGTGCGCCAGTTCGCGGAGATGCCGCTGCTGTTCCAGCCGGGCACCGAGTGGAACTACGGCGTCTCCACCGACGTGCTCGGCCGGCTGGTCGAGGTCGTCGCCGGCAAGCCGCTGGACGAGGTGTTCGCCGAGCGGGTGTTCGGGCCGCTGGGCATGACCGAGACCTCCTTCGGGCTGCGCCCCGAGGACGACGCCGACTCCCTCGCCCAGCTCTACGGGCCCGGGGTGACGCTGCTGCCGGCCCCGTTCGCCCAGGCCGCGCTGCGCAAGCCCACCTTCCTGTCCGGCGGCGGCGGGCTGGTCTCCACGGCGGGTGACTACCTGAGGTTCGTGGAGATGCTGCGCCGCGGCGGTTCGGTCAGTGACGACCCGGACGCCGGCCGGGTTCTCGGGTCCCGCACCGTGGCGCACATGGTGCGCAACCACCTCCCCGGCGGTGCGGACCTGGAGTCCGCCGGCCGGCCGCTGTACGCCGAGACCCCGCTGCGCGGCGTCGGCTTCGGGCTGGGGTTCTCCATGGTGCTGGACCCGGTGCGCTACGGCGGGGTGTCCAGCGTGGGCACGTACAGCTGGGGCGGGGCGGCCTCCACGGAGTTCTACGTCGACCCGGTGGAGGACCTGACGGTCACCTTCTACACGCAGCTGCTGCCCTCCAGCACGCTGCCGGTGCGCAGCCACCTCCGCCCCCTGGTCCAGCAGGCCCTGCTCTGA